Within the Sporocytophaga myxococcoides DSM 11118 genome, the region AGATCAAGCAATTAAAAAACTATCACAACTATCATCAGAAATAGAAAAAGAATTTATCCCTAATGATAACTTCGATAAAATTATTGAAGATGAAAGAAATAATGCTTACAAATATGGAGGGATGACTGTCTTTGGTAAATCTAAAAAGCCTGAAGACAAAGGTTCTAATCAACTAAGTCTTTTTTAAGTTGATCATTCACTGATTTACCTAAACTTTATTGGTCTCTAAGAGTTACTTATTGAAGTAACTAAAGAAATATTCCGATACTGATTCTAGGAAATAATGGATCACATCATTCACCTTCTCTTTAAAGCTGACCAATCTGAAATCACATGGTGGGCAATGGTTTTTCGAGGTATAGTCATTTATTTCCTCGCTATATTCATTATAAGATTCGGTGGTAAAAGAATGCTAAGCAGATTTGGAACTTTTGATGTTGTAATCAGCATCATAATTGGGGCAATACTCGCTAAAGCAATTGTGGGAAGTGCAAAATTTTTACCAACTATCATCACCTCTTGTATACTCGTAATTTTACATTTCCTTCTCTCAAAAATAACCCTGTACTATCACCCTTTGGGCCATCAAGTAAAAGGAAATCCCCATTTACTTTATGAAAATGGGAACTTTATTGATGCCGCATTGAAAAAGAATAATATTACCCAGGATGATATAATAGAGTCAATAAGACTACAAGTACATTCAGAAAATTTAAATAAGATAGATAAGATTTACCTTGAAAGGAATGGACAAATAAGTTTTGTTTTTCATCTGCAAGATTAAATAATCAAAAAAGATAAGAGAACGTACTTACTCCTATCTTTTTTGATTTTGTAAGAAACCGGTCAGGCTCCTCTTATAACTCTAAATAAGAAAAAGACAACAGCCAAAACCAATAGTATATGTATAAACCCTCCTACAGCATCACCAAAGCCTAAGAACCCCACAAGCCATCCTATTAACAAGATCACAGCCAATATATATAATAAATTTCCCATAATTGCCTCCTTTTCATTAAAAACGAATCTTTAAGTCCCTTAAGTTTCCTACTATATCCAATCATAAACCTTTTTTAGAAACCAATAAAAATTATTTTTTCAATATTTAATATTGAAGTTATGATATTGATTTACTTAAGAAACTTTTCATCAAATTCTATTCGTTTTTTATATAGACGAATAAAACATTATAGCAATGATTGATCCCGATAAAAAAGTAGAAAAAGATAAGGCTAAATATTCTTATGTTTATCAAAGCACTCAACAACCTTTGCATTTTGAAAATGAAGGTGGAGAATATATAGAAGCTGAACCGAATAGATTAGAAACAACGTTTGGAATTATCGAATACAATAAAAATATTTAATAATTGAATTCTTTAATTTTCTAATCTTTAATACCTCAAGAAAGCTGAGGGTATGAATATTTGTGCCTGAGAAAAATTGTAATTATGAAAAAAATCAAAATATTTTTTTTATAGCTTTTATTACAAATACTTTCAAACCTGCCATATTATCCAACTTATTCAAGCCTATCTTTTGTAGGTTCTAGCCATTGTTTACTGATAAAGTATTTATATAAAGAAAATTATAAAGTATTTTTTAAATTTTAAAAACTTCCTGTAATTAAACATGTTTTCATATATTCACTTTTTTAAATGACTAATATGGAAACAATTACACCTGTATTTGAACTGCCACTAAGAAAAACTGAAGAGCGAGAAAGTCCTGTATCATTATATACAATTTTTCTAATTTTCGGGGTAACCAGCATCATGACCGGGGTTATATGGGATATTTCCTGGCATATGAGTATAGGAAGAGACAGTTTATTTTCTCCGCCACACCTCGCAATCTATTTGGGCGGACTTGCTACTGGCATTGGATCTATCATCAAATTATTAATAATAACATTCAGCAAAAAAGTAAAAATCAGAAACAGTAGTGTATCATTCTGGGGAATGAAAGCCCCTTTGGGAACTTTACTTTGCATATGGGGAGCCGCTGCAATGCTTACATCTGCTCCATTTGATGACTGGTGGCATAACACATACGGTCTTGATGTAAAAATTTTAAGTCCGCCACATGCACTTCTATTTGCTGGCATTATCAGTATCCTCACTGGAACAATGCTTACGGTCCTTTCCTTTCAAAATCAGAGGGAGCAAATTCATCCCATGAACAATAATCTACTAAGATGGAGTTTTGCCTATACAGCATCTTTGTTTCTTATTGCAATGTATATATTCATTATAGAGCATTTAGGAAGGACAAAAATGCATAATCCTTTGTTTTATCAATTGGTTTGTTCTGTTTTGATAATGCCCATTGCAGCTACTATGCGTGGATCAAGATTGAGCTATCCTGCTACAACAATCACAGGGTTCTATACAATAATATTGCTCATCCAATTATGGCTGTTACCTTTGATTCCGGCAGAGCCGAAGCTTGCTCCCATTCTCAATCCAGTAAAGCATTACGTACCTCTGTTATTCCCTTTGTTATTAATTGTACCAGGCTTTATACTTGAT harbors:
- a CDS encoding DUF421 domain-containing protein; the protein is MDHIIHLLFKADQSEITWWAMVFRGIVIYFLAIFIIRFGGKRMLSRFGTFDVVISIIIGAILAKAIVGSAKFLPTIITSCILVILHFLLSKITLYYHPLGHQVKGNPHLLYENGNFIDAALKKNNITQDDIIESIRLQVHSENLNKIDKIYLERNGQISFVFHLQD
- a CDS encoding lmo0937 family membrane protein; protein product: MGNLLYILAVILLIGWLVGFLGFGDAVGGFIHILLVLAVVFFLFRVIRGA